A section of the Acidobacteriota bacterium genome encodes:
- a CDS encoding PD-(D/E)XK nuclease family protein, giving the protein MGNSEKEEPAKPMGNTYSHSRLSTFENCPYRYKLRYIDGIKRDVENIEAFVGSLVHKTLEKLYRDLNYGRINTKEELIAHYERLWDRSFHPGIRIVRSEYKPENYRHFGRLCIERYYDRHTPFDRGTTLDLEKEVTIELDQERGLRYIGYIDRLVKVEEGVYEIHDYKTNSSLPTLDNLKSDRQLPMYQLALKKMLPDVKRVELVWHFLAFGEEFRLTKREEELEKLLEDTILLIERIEKAKEFPPQEGTLCSWCEYQDLCPIMKHRVKIANLPPAEVKEERGVVLVEQYAKLISEKKRIEAEIERLKEVIASFAKREKVSVIQGLTNRLRVKIEEKLRFPGRNDAPEERRKLEKLIKESGLWERFSTLSTFALERAIRERTLPETLVDKIRKFARKEETLSLYLSKLAREEEDLFN; this is encoded by the coding sequence ATGGGTAATTCGGAGAAGGAGGAACCGGCAAAACCAATGGGTAATACTTATTCTCACTCTCGACTTTCCACCTTTGAAAATTGCCCCTATAGATACAAACTCCGCTATATCGATGGGATAAAGAGGGATGTGGAAAACATCGAGGCGTTTGTAGGGAGCTTGGTTCACAAGACGCTGGAGAAGCTCTATCGCGATCTCAACTACGGCAGGATAAACACCAAGGAGGAACTGATCGCTCATTATGAACGGCTGTGGGATAGAAGTTTCCATCCTGGAATAAGGATAGTAAGAAGCGAATACAAACCGGAGAACTATCGTCATTTCGGAAGGCTCTGTATCGAACGTTACTACGACCGCCATACCCCATTCGATAGGGGCACCACCTTGGATCTGGAGAAGGAGGTTACGATTGAACTCGATCAAGAAAGGGGCTTACGCTACATCGGCTATATCGATCGCTTGGTTAAGGTAGAAGAGGGTGTTTACGAGATCCACGATTATAAGACCAACTCCTCCCTTCCTACCCTGGACAACCTGAAGAGCGACCGCCAACTTCCGATGTACCAACTCGCCTTAAAGAAGATGCTTCCCGATGTTAAAAGGGTAGAGCTCGTGTGGCATTTTTTAGCCTTTGGTGAGGAATTTCGGCTGACAAAGAGGGAGGAGGAGCTCGAAAAACTCCTTGAGGATACCATCCTCCTCATAGAGCGGATAGAAAAGGCAAAGGAATTCCCCCCACAGGAAGGGACGCTTTGCTCTTGGTGCGAGTATCAAGATCTCTGCCCTATAATGAAGCATCGGGTGAAAATAGCCAACCTCCCTCCAGCTGAGGTCAAGGAGGAGCGGGGGGTGGTGCTGGTCGAACAGTATGCCAAACTCATAAGCGAGAAGAAGCGAATAGAAGCGGAGATAGAACGGCTGAAGGAGGTAATCGCCTCCTTTGCTAAGAGGGAGAAAGTTTCGGTGATCCAGGGGTTGACCAACCGCCTCCGGGTGAAGATAGAGGAAAAATTGAGATTCCCTGGGAGAAACGATGCTCCTGAGGAAAGGAGAAAACTCGAAAAGCTCATCAAAGAAAGTGGCCTTTGGGAAAGGTTCTCCACCTTAAGCACCTTCGCCCTCGAGCGGGCGATCCGGGAGAGAACCCTTCCAGAAACGCTTGTCGATAAGATAAGAAAATTCGCGAGGAAGGAGGAAACCCTTTCCCTCTATCTGTCCAAGCTTGCCCGGGAAGAGGAGGATCTCTTTAATTAA
- the speB gene encoding agmatinase, with translation MIKRDLWGGLVPSDKKIEKPDLAIVGIPYDGSCCYRKGAAFAPAKLRDLSTKSSAVTEIGEEISKIKVVDLGDIEIELELSSFFSRAEGEIAKITSSAGFTIIIGGDHSITIPAFRGFAGIKDDEVGIIYLDAHPDLWEEYDKSGYSHACTLRRMLEEKNTSPEHTIIIGARSFNPAEMDYIRETGLLMIPAKDCAKMGVEEVAAWTVTRFSGINRIYLSLDIDFLDPAFAPGTGIPVAGGMSTRFLLNLLEILFEKLPIKALDLVEISPPLDNADITGFLGVKIIFEVMGFLSQKRKRKGSGK, from the coding sequence ATGATCAAAAGGGATCTCTGGGGCGGGCTCGTCCCGTCGGACAAAAAGATAGAAAAGCCCGACCTCGCCATCGTTGGGATACCTTACGATGGGTCCTGCTGTTATCGGAAGGGGGCAGCGTTCGCTCCAGCAAAGCTAAGGGACCTTTCTACCAAGTCATCAGCGGTAACCGAAATCGGGGAAGAGATCTCCAAGATAAAGGTGGTGGACTTAGGGGATATAGAGATAGAGCTCGAGCTTTCTTCCTTCTTTTCCCGGGCGGAGGGGGAGATCGCCAAGATCACCTCCTCCGCCGGGTTCACCATCATAATCGGCGGGGATCATTCGATCACCATCCCCGCCTTTCGCGGTTTTGCCGGGATAAAGGATGACGAGGTAGGGATAATCTACCTCGATGCCCATCCCGACCTCTGGGAGGAGTACGACAAATCGGGCTACTCCCACGCCTGCACCCTCAGGAGGATGCTCGAGGAAAAAAACACCTCTCCCGAGCATACCATTATCATCGGTGCTCGTTCCTTCAACCCAGCTGAGATGGACTACATAAGGGAAACTGGCCTCCTGATGATACCAGCCAAGGATTGTGCCAAGATGGGGGTGGAGGAGGTAGCTGCCTGGACGGTGACGAGGTTTTCGGGGATCAATCGGATCTATCTATCACTGGATATCGACTTCCTCGACCCCGCCTTTGCTCCGGGAACAGGGATCCCGGTTGCCGGGGGGATGAGCACCCGGTTTCTCCTCAATCTACTCGAGATCCTCTTTGAAAAACTACCTATAAAGGCACTCGATCTGGTGGAGATATCACCTCCGCTCGACAATGCCGATATCACCGGCTTCCTTGGGGTCAAGATCATCTTCGAGGTAATGGGCTTTCTCAGCCAAAAGAGGAAAAGGAAGGGTTCAGGAAAATAG
- the lepB gene encoding signal peptidase I, whose protein sequence is MKKKRRSLWLLLWARDIIIALFLFLILITFVAQPFKVEGDSMYPNLRNSERIVVEKLSLHFGKIGRGDIVVFRYPKNPGKIFIKRIIGLPGEKVEIKKGHIYINGTPLSEPYLDERARGDDDHPPVTLGNNEYYLLGDNRVISDDSRDFGPIKKDLISGRAIFIYWPPGYMGIIR, encoded by the coding sequence ATGAAGAAGAAACGAAGGTCCCTGTGGCTCCTTCTCTGGGCACGAGATATAATTATTGCCCTCTTTTTATTCCTCATCCTCATCACCTTCGTTGCTCAGCCGTTTAAGGTGGAAGGTGATAGTATGTACCCCAATCTAAGAAATAGCGAGCGAATAGTGGTGGAGAAACTGTCCCTCCATTTCGGCAAGATAGGACGAGGCGATATCGTTGTCTTCCGTTATCCAAAAAATCCGGGAAAGATCTTCATAAAGAGGATAATAGGACTTCCCGGGGAAAAGGTGGAGATAAAGAAGGGACACATCTATATAAACGGAACCCCCCTTTCTGAGCCATATTTGGATGAGAGGGCGCGGGGAGATGACGACCATCCCCCCGTCACCCTCGGGAATAACGAATATTATCTACTGGGGGACAACCGGGTCATCTCCGATGACAGCCGTGACTTCGGCCCCATCAAGAAGGACCTCATTTCAGGGCGAGCGATATTCATCTATTGGCCCCCAGGCTATATGGGCATAATCCGCTAA
- a CDS encoding aminotransferase class V-fold PLP-dependent enzyme, whose amino-acid sequence MEKHTVYLDNASTSFPKPKEVLEEMLRCYREFGVNAGRSQFSLATKAAELISRTREKLTRFFGGEIPERLIFSYNVTDAMNMVIFGILRPGDHAIITDLEHNAVLRPIYHLLSRGDIEVDYVPPDSEGYLDPDEFPKRFKRNTKMVIVCHGSNVIGAVQPIGEIGARCREHGVIFTVDTAQTAGIVPINARAMNVDIVAFTGHKALFGPTGIGGMYVAPGVSIAPTKFGGTGILSDCPRQPDQLPHRLEAGTVNILGIAGLFYGVEFIEKKGIENIHRREMELLKRLREGLSKIDGITFYGPAGYDNRVAVLSFTLAGIEAPKLGSLLAERYDIATRAGLHCAPRLHKALGTAPVGTVRVSPGFFNSEDDIDYFLGAVEEIAKEIRR is encoded by the coding sequence ATGGAAAAACACACGGTTTATCTCGATAACGCTTCTACCTCCTTCCCCAAGCCGAAAGAGGTGCTCGAGGAGATGTTGCGATGTTACAGGGAATTCGGAGTCAACGCAGGAAGGTCCCAGTTCTCCTTGGCTACAAAGGCGGCGGAGCTCATCAGCAGAACGAGGGAAAAACTCACCCGGTTCTTCGGCGGCGAGATCCCGGAGCGGTTAATTTTTTCTTATAATGTCACCGATGCTATGAATATGGTTATCTTCGGTATCCTTCGCCCCGGCGATCACGCGATAATAACCGATCTTGAGCACAATGCAGTTCTCCGTCCCATCTATCATCTCCTTTCCCGGGGAGATATCGAGGTCGATTATGTTCCTCCTGATTCCGAGGGCTACCTCGATCCCGATGAATTCCCCAAACGGTTCAAGCGAAACACCAAGATGGTGATCGTCTGTCACGGCTCGAATGTGATCGGCGCTGTCCAACCGATAGGGGAGATCGGAGCTCGGTGTCGGGAGCACGGGGTGATATTTACGGTGGATACCGCTCAGACCGCGGGTATCGTTCCGATAAATGCCAGGGCGATGAATGTGGATATCGTCGCCTTCACCGGTCATAAGGCTCTCTTCGGTCCCACCGGTATTGGGGGGATGTATGTAGCCCCAGGGGTTTCCATCGCTCCCACCAAGTTTGGCGGTACTGGTATCCTTTCCGATTGCCCCCGTCAACCGGATCAGCTCCCTCATCGCTTAGAAGCAGGTACGGTAAATATATTGGGGATTGCTGGGCTCTTTTATGGGGTTGAGTTTATAGAGAAGAAGGGGATTGAAAATATCCACCGTCGGGAGATGGAGCTTTTGAAGAGGCTCCGCGAGGGTCTTTCCAAGATCGATGGAATAACCTTCTATGGACCTGCGGGTTATGATAACCGTGTGGCGGTTTTATCTTTTACCCTGGCGGGAATAGAGGCGCCTAAGCTCGGTAGCCTCCTTGCTGAGAGGTACGATATCGCTACCAGGGCAGGTCTTCATTGTGCTCCCAGGCTCCATAAAGCGCTCGGTACCGCTCCGGTGGGGACGGTGAGGGTTAGCCCGGGGTTCTTCAATTCCGAAGATGATATCGATTATTTCCTTGGAGCAGTGGAGGAGATAGCGAAGGAGATTCGGCGCTGA
- a CDS encoding sodium-translocating pyrophosphatase yields MNYFLLVIISGVAALISAFLFARRVNREGFGTPEVAEITGAIREGAVAFLSREYKSLVLFIIVVFFALFFFIEKLTAVSFIAGAFSSALAGYIGMMMATSANGRTANAARGSFSRAVSIAFAGGAVLGMSVVGLGILGLTIGYLLLLHHFGGDVVKAVEVVTGFSFGASSIALFARVGGGIYTKAADVGADLVGKVESGIPEDDPRNPAVIADNVGDCVGDTAGMGADLFESYIASTIGAMTIGALLYGAKGVMLPLAVRGIGIIASIIGALFVRTKEGKKLDFQEQTALTRRAMNKGTIITWTISAIAIYFLIKAIIGDIGIFYAVLAGLIAGLIISWLTEHYTSDKGAPVQEIANSAVKGVGGTILSGISSGMESASISLVLIAGAIFLAYHFGGLYGIPMAAVGLLAPLGMVLAIDGYGPITDNAAGIAEMAGLGAETRARTEALDSVGNTTAAVNKGFAIGTAVFTAFALFSAYAQVIKLKMIDLLSTPVLAGFLIGGMLTLLFCALTLKAVGKAAYRMVNEVRRQFREIAGLMEGKAKPDYKRCVDISTRGALREMVLPSLLAVAAPLVIGFTLGARAVGGLLVGSILTASLFAIMMANSGASWDNAKKFIEAGHLGGKGSPAHKTAVIGDTLGDPFKDTSGPSLNILIKVMSIVSLIFAPIFIKMGLL; encoded by the coding sequence ATGAACTATTTCCTTTTAGTAATAATATCAGGAGTAGCAGCGTTAATCTCCGCTTTCCTCTTCGCAAGAAGGGTGAACCGGGAGGGATTCGGCACCCCCGAGGTAGCGGAGATAACCGGTGCCATAAGGGAGGGAGCGGTTGCCTTTCTTAGCCGAGAGTATAAGAGCCTGGTTCTTTTCATCATCGTCGTCTTCTTTGCCTTATTCTTTTTCATAGAGAAGCTCACCGCTGTCTCCTTCATCGCGGGTGCCTTTTCCTCGGCACTTGCCGGTTATATCGGGATGATGATGGCCACCTCGGCGAACGGCAGGACAGCGAACGCGGCGAGGGGAAGCTTCTCCCGGGCGGTCTCCATTGCCTTTGCCGGGGGGGCGGTCCTCGGGATGTCGGTGGTCGGATTGGGCATCCTCGGCCTAACCATCGGTTATCTCCTTCTCCTTCATCATTTCGGTGGCGATGTGGTCAAGGCAGTGGAGGTGGTAACCGGGTTCAGCTTTGGGGCGAGCTCCATCGCCCTCTTCGCCAGGGTCGGTGGGGGCATCTATACCAAGGCAGCTGATGTCGGCGCCGATCTGGTGGGAAAGGTGGAAAGCGGTATTCCTGAGGATGATCCCCGGAATCCGGCGGTGATAGCAGACAATGTGGGCGATTGCGTGGGTGATACCGCGGGGATGGGAGCGGATCTCTTCGAATCCTATATCGCCTCAACCATCGGTGCGATGACCATAGGCGCCCTCCTCTATGGAGCGAAGGGGGTTATGCTTCCTTTGGCAGTAAGGGGGATTGGGATAATAGCGAGCATCATCGGCGCCCTCTTCGTAAGGACAAAAGAAGGTAAGAAACTCGACTTCCAGGAACAAACCGCCCTCACCCGGAGGGCGATGAACAAAGGAACGATCATCACCTGGACGATCTCCGCCATCGCCATCTACTTCCTCATCAAGGCAATAATCGGGGATATAGGCATCTTCTATGCCGTTCTTGCCGGTCTCATTGCCGGGCTCATCATCAGCTGGCTCACTGAGCACTATACCTCCGATAAGGGCGCTCCGGTACAGGAAATAGCCAACTCGGCGGTAAAGGGGGTGGGAGGAACCATCCTTAGCGGCATCTCCTCAGGGATGGAGAGCGCCTCCATATCCCTCGTCCTCATTGCAGGCGCTATTTTCCTCGCCTATCACTTCGGTGGGCTTTACGGGATACCAATGGCAGCAGTGGGGCTTCTCGCACCATTAGGGATGGTGCTTGCCATCGATGGGTATGGTCCCATCACCGATAACGCTGCTGGCATTGCCGAGATGGCTGGGCTCGGTGCCGAGACAAGGGCGAGGACCGAGGCGCTCGATTCGGTGGGGAACACGACCGCAGCGGTGAACAAGGGCTTTGCCATCGGTACCGCCGTCTTCACCGCCTTTGCCCTCTTCTCCGCCTATGCCCAGGTAATAAAGCTCAAGATGATCGACCTCCTTTCCACCCCAGTATTGGCGGGGTTTCTCATTGGAGGGATGCTCACCCTCCTCTTCTGCGCCCTTACCTTGAAAGCGGTGGGAAAAGCTGCTTATCGGATGGTAAACGAGGTGAGGAGGCAGTTCAGGGAGATAGCGGGTTTAATGGAGGGAAAGGCAAAGCCAGATTATAAGCGGTGTGTCGATATCAGTACCAGGGGAGCTCTCAGGGAGATGGTTCTTCCCAGTCTCCTCGCGGTAGCAGCACCGCTCGTCATCGGTTTCACCCTTGGGGCAAGGGCAGTAGGAGGCCTTCTCGTCGGCTCGATCCTCACCGCTTCCCTGTTCGCCATTATGATGGCGAACTCCGGCGCCTCCTGGGATAATGCGAAGAAGTTCATCGAGGCAGGGCATCTGGGAGGAAAGGGCTCACCTGCTCACAAGACGGCGGTGATCGGAGATACCCTTGGCGACCCGTTCAAGGATACCTCTGGTCCTTCGCTCAACATCCTGATCAAGGTGATGTCGATCGTATCCCTGATCTTCGCCCCTATCTTCATCAAGATGGGACTGCTTTAA